One cyanobiont of Ornithocercus magnificus genomic region harbors:
- a CDS encoding site-specific integrase: MRSWILRKAPALRNNNGALQIRVRLEGKDHFINRLGSVDDPVAQAKAQSISAEIWSDFQQGQLDWSLSRYQPLVEGKNPELLDALERLMKEKRQARTTHAYRLVRRYGEPIRTQAEV, translated from the coding sequence ATGAGGAGCTGGATCTTGAGAAAAGCACCTGCGCTGCGGAATAACAACGGTGCTCTTCAAATACGGGTGAGGCTTGAGGGCAAAGACCATTTCATCAACCGCTTGGGGAGTGTCGATGACCCCGTGGCACAAGCCAAAGCCCAGTCGATTTCAGCAGAGATTTGGAGCGATTTTCAGCAGGGTCAATTGGACTGGAGCTTGTCGAGGTATCAACCACTGGTGGAGGGCAAGAACCCAGAGCTGCTTGATGCTCTTGAGAGGTTGATGAAGGAGAAACGGCAGGCCAGAACCACCCATGCCTACAGGCTTGTTCGTCGGTATGGGGAACCCATCCGCACTCAGGCGGAGGTGTAG
- a CDS encoding site-specific integrase: MDSEGLAASTQATILSTIRSVQPKNKALGSVVIKVPTRSVQEEVLTKDEIKQVLADLKQNEAWYYPCFASWLGTGLRNAELIGLTWDCVRLDEGELLISKSLKRDGVATHQRRWGSTKTGKSRVVPINQELVLLLRAHQERMRKLGLDIRTGLVFLTPRTHQHLYDSGLERVWKRSQKRVGLVPKRLYAQRHSFLSHALALGNSPADLAAVAGHRTEELLKTYAKPTGRIKLPCWQVA; this comes from the coding sequence ATGGATAGTGAGGGATTAGCGGCTTCTACCCAAGCCACGATCTTGAGCACGATCCGATCGGTTCAACCCAAAAACAAGGCGTTGGGATCTGTGGTGATCAAGGTGCCAACGAGAAGTGTTCAAGAGGAGGTGCTGACCAAGGACGAGATCAAACAGGTGTTGGCTGACCTGAAGCAGAACGAAGCTTGGTATTACCCGTGCTTTGCCTCGTGGCTTGGGACTGGCTTACGCAATGCGGAACTAATTGGACTGACTTGGGACTGTGTTCGTTTGGACGAGGGGGAACTGCTGATCAGCAAGAGCCTTAAGCGTGATGGCGTGGCAACACACCAGAGACGCTGGGGCAGCACCAAGACAGGCAAAAGCAGGGTGGTGCCAATCAATCAGGAGCTGGTGTTGCTGCTGAGAGCACATCAGGAGCGGATGAGGAAGTTGGGGCTGGATATCAGGACAGGCTTGGTGTTCCTGACGCCTCGAACCCATCAGCACCTGTATGACAGTGGTCTGGAGAGGGTCTGGAAGAGAAGTCAGAAACGAGTTGGATTAGTCCCGAAGCGGTTGTATGCCCAACGACACTCGTTTTTGAGCCATGCCTTGGCGTTGGGGAATAGTCCTGCTGATCTCGCTGCTGTGGCAGGGCATCGAACCGAGGAACTACTGAAGACCTATGCCAAGCCAACGGGTCGGATCAAGCTTCCTTGTTGGCAGGTGGCGTAA
- a CDS encoding tandem-95 repeat protein, whose protein sequence is MNQYSDILYFSKNPTFTTGAYKKEVKKKLAKQDFDLLYDQKKGGLYLNENGSDKGFGDGGIIAILKGAPELTSGNLEFV, encoded by the coding sequence ATGAATCAATATAGTGATATATTATACTTCAGCAAGAATCCCACATTTACTACTGGAGCCTACAAGAAAGAGGTAAAAAAGAAACTCGCCAAGCAAGACTTCGACCTTCTCTATGACCAAAAGAAAGGTGGGCTCTACTTGAACGAAAATGGCTCAGACAAAGGCTTTGGCGATGGCGGCATCATTGCCATCCTCAAAGGCGCTCCTGAACTGACTTCAGGCAATTTGGAGTTCGTCTAA
- a CDS encoding class I SAM-dependent methyltransferase: protein MKELIKKLLPLSFKKFIKSFPLRFKTSEKIFTDYYTNNRWGDPSSKSGSGSNLEQTSTLILELPKLFNKYHIKSILDIPCGDFFWFKNVELDEKINYTGADIVSKLIDKNKILYASNNLEFVKKDITRDKLPFADLIICRDCLVHLSFSDIKDAINNIKRSSSKFILTTHFFDRRKNHNITTGDWRTLNLTLKPFNFGEPIEIIHENCSEGNGSYADKTLALWKINDI, encoded by the coding sequence ATGAAGGAATTAATCAAAAAGCTTTTACCCCTTAGCTTTAAAAAATTTATCAAGAGCTTTCCATTAAGATTTAAAACCAGCGAGAAAATATTCACAGACTATTACACAAACAATAGATGGGGAGATCCAAGCTCTAAGTCTGGATCTGGGTCAAACCTCGAACAGACTTCGACTCTTATATTGGAGCTCCCAAAACTATTTAACAAATATCACATAAAGAGCATATTAGACATTCCATGCGGCGATTTTTTCTGGTTTAAAAATGTTGAGCTCGACGAAAAAATTAACTACACAGGCGCTGATATCGTAAGCAAATTAATTGACAAAAATAAGATTCTCTATGCAAGCAACAATTTAGAATTTGTCAAAAAAGACATCACTCGGGACAAGCTCCCCTTCGCAGACTTAATAATCTGCAGAGACTGTCTAGTACATTTATCCTTCAGCGACATTAAAGACGCAATCAATAATATCAAGAGAAGCAGCTCGAAATTTATCCTCACAACCCATTTTTTCGACAGAAGAAAGAATCACAACATCACCACTGGCGACTGGCGGACATTGAATCTAACCTTAAAGCCTTTCAACTTTGGCGAACCAATCGAAATTATTCATGAAAACTGTAGCGAAGGCAACGGTTCTTACGCCGATAAAACCCTTGCGCTTTGGAAGATTAACGACATCTAA
- a CDS encoding site-specific integrase, whose protein sequence is MKALGLYTKSRLVLRLPGSMGIYNDSGLELVWKRSQRRVGLEPRHWNILHIINLIIITLG, encoded by the coding sequence ATGAAGGCACTGGGTCTCTATACCAAGAGTAGACTGGTGTTGCGACTCCCAGGTTCTATGGGCATCTATAATGACAGTGGTCTAGAGCTGGTCTGGAAGCGGAGCCAGAGGCGGGTTGGATTGGAGCCAAGACACTGGAATATTCTTCATATTATCAATTTAATTATTATTACTTTAGGCTAA